CGGCGTCATCCTCTACGAACTGCTGGCCGGAGCACTACCATTCAACTCAACGATGCTCCGCGAGGCGGGTTTCGAGGGAATAAAAAAGACAATCCGCGACGTCGAGCCTGCGAAGCCGAGCACAAAGGTAACGACTCTCGGTGACGGATCCTCAGCAAATGCTCAACTCAGACGGACCGATCCCGCTTCACTTTCGAGCCAGCTCAAGGGAGACCTCGACTGGATCATAATGAAAGCTCTCGACAAGGATCGCAACCGCCGCTACGCGAGCGCCATGGACATGTCGGCAGACATCGAACGCCACCTGAATGACGAGCCTGTACTCGCCAGCCCACCGAGCAGGATCTACAAGATCAAAAAATTTGCAAAAAGGCACAGGGCCGGAGTCGCAGCCGCATCTGTCGTCGTCCTGGCCGTATTCCTGGGTATCGCCGGCACTACGATCGGGATGATAAGGGCGATCAGGGCTGAAAAACTCGCACTCCGGGAAGCGGAGACGGTGAAAAGCGTATCGACATTCATGGAGGGACTGTTCGAAGTATCCGATCCGGGCGAAGCGAGGGGCAATTCGATCACTGCCAGGGAGATCCTCGATAAGGGCGCCGGAAGAATCTCCAGGGAACTGGCTGACCAGCCACTCGTTCAGGCAAGGCTCATGGTGACCATGGGGCGTGTCTACCGGAATCTCGGCCTTTATGACAGTGCCCGATCCCTTCTTGAGCAAGCCCTCGATCTCCGACGAGAAAAACTGGGCGACAAAGATCTCAACGTAAGTGACAGTTGCGAGGAACTCGCCGCTCTCCTTGGAGCGATCGGGGACTTTGAGACGGCCCTTCCACTCTTTGAGGAAGCCCGCACGATCAGAGAAGAGATCCTCGGCTCCGGACATCCGGAGGTCGGCCTCGCGTTGAGCAACCTCGGCAACCTCTACAGGAGTATGGGAGATAATAACAGGGCTATCCCCCTCTATGAGAAGGCAATCGAGATACGCGAAAAAGCTCTTGGCCACGACCATATCGATGTGTCCAACAGCCTCAATGGCCTCGCCATCGTCTACGAAGCGATGGGAGATTACGAAATGGCCCTTCCTCTATACGAGCAATCACTGGCCATCCGTGAAAAGGTCCTCGGTGACGATCACCCCAGGGTCGCGACAAGTCTGAACAACCTGGCGACACTGCTCTGGATGAAGAAGGATTTCGCAAAGGCGAGGATATACAACTCTCGCGCAAAGAATATCCAGGAAAAGGTGCTCGGCCCCGACCATCCCGACCTGGCGCACACTCTGAATACATGCGCCAACCTCCAGCTTGCGGCGGGGAACCTCGAAATGACTAGAAAGATCCACCTTCGCGCTCTGGGCATAAGAGAAAAGAACCTCCGCCCCGACCATCCCAGGATCATTGAGAGCTATTACAATCTAGCCTGCGTATCCGCGAAAATGGGCGAACATGAAGTCGCGATCTCCTACCTCAGAGAGTCGGTCGACAGGGGATTCGCCTACAATGTGATCTTCGAGGACCCGGACCTTGAATCGCTCCATGGCAATCCGGAATTCGAAGTGATACTCGACGGGATACGACGACGACTCGGGATCTCCAGATAGATAAGCCCTTCAGTACCTTGTAATTTTTCATGAAATATGGTACAATTTACCTATTCTGGATGGCCTGCGCCAATATCAATCCCGACTCTTCCGCAGGAGGCCGGGAGGGGCGCTTTGGCTGTTCATCGAATTACGGATTCTACCATGTTTACTTTTTTCATAGGAGTACAGCGATGAAATCTCTTCGTTTAATTTCCTGTTTTCTTTTTATTGCCGTCCTGTTGCTGTCCGGCTGCAGCCGGAACGACAGCGAACTTCCGGGAAGCAACACCATGCTTGTTCCCGATCTCGGCTCGACATCGATTCCATGGTCGGCCATGATGAACGGATACCTGGTCTCTTTCGAGGGCAGGACATATGAAAACGACATAACGACATTCCTCTACACCGTGTCAGGCGAACAGGCCTATGATGTTCTCAGCTATTTCTTCCTCGAGATACCCGAGTGTGCCCCGCAGCTCGCTTCCTATTTCCCGGTACCTGCCTATACGAATACCAATCCTTATATAGGAGTCTACGGGATCAAATGGGAAAGTTATCTATACGTGGGAGAGACCCGGAGCTTCATGGTCAGTTATCCAGGCGACATCCCACTGGGAGTGATTACCACTTCGG
This Candidatus Latescibacterota bacterium DNA region includes the following protein-coding sequences:
- a CDS encoding serine/threonine-protein kinase encodes the protein MIGKTVGHFNIIEELGEGGMGAVYKASDTNLDRFVALKLLPPHLCEDEDTRKRFIREAKAASALEHPNICTIYEIGELPDGRMFMAMGYYEGDTLEDRLKGGALEIEDALDIATQVASGLAAAHLKGLVHRDIKPSNIMISPDGHIKILDFGVAKLAGQTVLTMAGTSLGTIAYMSPEQVSAQEVDARSDIFSFSVMFYEMLTGNHPFIAEHEAAIIYRIMNEDPNPLSDYISNLPPEYQSFFDTALKKNVEDRLPSLDEFIEKLKGPSKVRARMPEPGKITPPKKTRLTEKGDMIESFRLLERVGVGGMGEVWAAEQEAPFHRKVALKILKAGMDTEEVVARFEAERQALALMDHPCIAQVYDAGSTPAGRPFFAMEYVKGVSITEYCDKRKLGTEKRLRLFMRLCEGVQHAHHKAVIHRDLKPNNVLVTEIDDKPVPKIIDFGVAKATSAPLTDKKMHTHIGQLIGTPEYMSPEQAELTGEDIDTRTDIYSLGVILYELLAGALPFNSTMLREAGFEGIKKTIRDVEPAKPSTKVTTLGDGSSANAQLRRTDPASLSSQLKGDLDWIIMKALDKDRNRRYASAMDMSADIERHLNDEPVLASPPSRIYKIKKFAKRHRAGVAAASVVVLAVFLGIAGTTIGMIRAIRAEKLALREAETVKSVSTFMEGLFEVSDPGEARGNSITAREILDKGAGRISRELADQPLVQARLMVTMGRVYRNLGLYDSARSLLEQALDLRREKLGDKDLNVSDSCEELAALLGAIGDFETALPLFEEARTIREEILGSGHPEVGLALSNLGNLYRSMGDNNRAIPLYEKAIEIREKALGHDHIDVSNSLNGLAIVYEAMGDYEMALPLYEQSLAIREKVLGDDHPRVATSLNNLATLLWMKKDFAKARIYNSRAKNIQEKVLGPDHPDLAHTLNTCANLQLAAGNLEMTRKIHLRALGIREKNLRPDHPRIIESYYNLACVSAKMGEHEVAISYLRESVDRGFAYNVIFEDPDLESLHGNPEFEVILDGIRRRLGISR